One window of the Epinephelus moara isolate mb chromosome 22, YSFRI_EMoa_1.0, whole genome shotgun sequence genome contains the following:
- the LOC126384169 gene encoding coiled-coil domain-containing protein 106-like translates to MNPPTNRDDTHPPEHYMPHSSSSSSGGIGGGGGGGGGGGLYLDAFEVSFPLEESIERPPAYHLNQGQQVMEEPVVQEPPHSQYSPFILVSNLRAHLYVTLEKNAWLQKRIEELEEERNFLRCQLDRFIVSMRGPEVTEWCGESQRGVKVQPSASPSPPSPMTTRSGMTLKRQQGPGPRPRRSTAIPVKQEFHLEEDKYYTEDEYVEEEEEEEDEDSSLEKGSKKKGRGRANGEPRMKMRRIFRITHGRERQRVKDPEGVLIRYKKILTTYQRVRSMSRAFHIHGVDRNTMASTSPIAELLLVAPEKMAEVGEFEASKEKLLDYARRCYKTMDDQTHAKVQAMKKTHKLLPISYRFRN, encoded by the exons AGCACTACATGCCccactcatcatcatcatcatcaggaggcataggaggaggaggaggaggaggaggaggaggaggtttgtATCTGGATGCCTTTGAGGTCTCTTTCCCTCTGGAGGAGAGCATCGAAAGACCGCCCGCATATCACCTGAACCAGGGTCAGCAGGTGATGGAAG agccCGTGGTGCAGGAGCCCCCTCACTCTCAATACAGCCCTTTCATCCTGGTCTCCAACCTGCGAGCTCACCTGTACGTCACTCTGGAGAAGAACGCCTGGCTGCAGAAACGCATCGAGGAGCTCGAAGAGGAGCGCAACTTCCTGCGCTGTCAGCTGGACCGCTTCATTGTCAGCATGAGAGGTCCAGAGG tgacagagtggTGTGGAGAATCTCAGCGTGGTGTGAAGGTCCAGCCGTccgcctctccctctcctccttccccCATGACCACCAGGTCTGGCATGACCCTCAAACGGCAGCAGGGACCAGGACCTCGGCCCCGCCGCAGCACCGCCATCCCTG TGAAGCAGGAGTTTCACCTGGAGGAGGATAAATACTACACTGAGGACGAGtatgtggaggaagaggaggaggaggaagacgaggacTCGTCACTGGAGAAGGGGTCAAAGAAGAAGGGCCGAGGGCGAGCCAACGGAGAGCcgaggatgaagatgaggaggatCTTCAGGATCACCCatgggagggagagacagagag TCAAAGACCCAGAGGGGGTTTTGATTCGTTATAAGAAGATCCTGACGACCTACCAGCGGGTGAGGAGCATGTCCCGAGCCTTCCATATCCACGGAGTCGACAGGAACACCATGGCCTCTACCTCCCCCATCGCCGAGCTGCTGCTGGTGGCTCCAGAGAAG ATGGCGGAGGTCGGGGAGTTCGAGGCATCGAAGGAGAAGCTTTTGGATTACGCCCGGCGGTGCTACAAGACCATGGACGACCAGACGCATGCCAAGGTTCAGGCCATGAAGAAGACCCACAAGCTGCTGCCGATCTCCTACAGGTTCAGAAACTGA